In Astyanax mexicanus isolate ESR-SI-001 chromosome 17, AstMex3_surface, whole genome shotgun sequence, a single window of DNA contains:
- the LOC103029956 gene encoding uncharacterized protein LOC103029956 isoform X2: protein MPHKRRLEAKKFYSKGMVTPSTKDPSQDSTSIVMPSGVSSFLLDCMDLDSEDTLPSIETFRKADTYDEGTGLVSEDEILHVKNSTLLDLSHAVDIAMQQPPNLSSILELSPVTDFQAAKETFCLSPPLPVSPLSSSLLVKQKNTSMSMSTAGIDIETSGDDEKTPKTRRVILPSPVVKKKPFTGRDKPIKCRKVTFNDIVSTRDITTLNPEVESPVVLLKPSLEPAKFFDFADERERAAFFQRLKKTHTFHFPAKPIIFH from the exons ATGCCCCATAAGAGACGCTTGGAGGCCAAAAAGTTCTACAGTAAG GGCATGGTGACCCCCAGCACTAAGGACCCCAGTCAGGACAGCACAA GTATAGTTATGCCGTCTGGTGTTTCCAGCTTTTTGTTGGACTGCATGGATTTGGACTCAGAGGACACACTTCCTTCCATCGAGACATTTCGCAAAGCTGATACATACG ATGAGGGGACAGGTTTGGTCAGTGAAGATGAAATCCTGCACGTGAAGAACTCCACTCTACTTGACCTCAGTCATGCCGTGGACATAGCCATGCAGCAACCGCCAAACCTCTCATCCATTCTAG AGCTTTCACCTGTAACTGATTTTCAAGCAGCAAAGGAGACATTTTGCCTGTCACCCCCTCTACCTGTGTCTCCTCTCAG CTCCTCCCTTTTGGTCAAACAGAAGAATACATCAATGTCAATGAGTACAGCAG GAATTGACATTGAAACAAGTGGCGATGATGAAAAGACTCCTAAAACCAGGAGAGTTATACTGCCCTCTCCTGTTGTTAAGAAAAAG CCATTTACAGGACGAGACAAGCCCATTAAGTGCAGGAAGGTGACGTTTAATGACATTGTGAGTACACGAGACATAACCACGCTTAACCCTGAAGTGGAATCTCCGGTGGTCCTCCTGAAGCCTTCCTTAGAGCCAGCTAAATTTTTTGATTTTGCTGATGAACGTGAGAGGGCAGCATTTTTCCAAAGACTGAAAAAAACGCACACCTTCCACTTCCCTGCCAAAccg ATCATTTTTCACTGA
- the LOC103029956 gene encoding uncharacterized protein LOC103029956 isoform X1, whose protein sequence is MDRVKKRRPVGLTGKVSAPSSRESRTMTPFRTNNLTSYSLKSCQSNCRSTKGSVKMPHKRRLEAKKFYSKGMVTPSTKDPSQDSTSIVMPSGVSSFLLDCMDLDSEDTLPSIETFRKADTYDEGTGLVSEDEILHVKNSTLLDLSHAVDIAMQQPPNLSSILELSPVTDFQAAKETFCLSPPLPVSPLSSSLLVKQKNTSMSMSTAGIDIETSGDDEKTPKTRRVILPSPVVKKKPFTGRDKPIKCRKVTFNDIVSTRDITTLNPEVESPVVLLKPSLEPAKFFDFADERERAAFFQRLKKTHTFHFPAKPIIFH, encoded by the exons ATGGATCGGGTGAAAAAGCGCAGACCTGTCGGTTTAACGGGGAAGGTTTCCGCTCCGAGCTCGCGGGAGAGCCGCACTATGACCCCCTTTAGGACAAACA ATTTGACGTCATATTCTCTGAAATCTTGTCAAAGTAACTGTCGGAGCACTAAGGGAAG TGTTAAGATGCCCCATAAGAGACGCTTGGAGGCCAAAAAGTTCTACAGTAAG GGCATGGTGACCCCCAGCACTAAGGACCCCAGTCAGGACAGCACAA GTATAGTTATGCCGTCTGGTGTTTCCAGCTTTTTGTTGGACTGCATGGATTTGGACTCAGAGGACACACTTCCTTCCATCGAGACATTTCGCAAAGCTGATACATACG ATGAGGGGACAGGTTTGGTCAGTGAAGATGAAATCCTGCACGTGAAGAACTCCACTCTACTTGACCTCAGTCATGCCGTGGACATAGCCATGCAGCAACCGCCAAACCTCTCATCCATTCTAG AGCTTTCACCTGTAACTGATTTTCAAGCAGCAAAGGAGACATTTTGCCTGTCACCCCCTCTACCTGTGTCTCCTCTCAG CTCCTCCCTTTTGGTCAAACAGAAGAATACATCAATGTCAATGAGTACAGCAG GAATTGACATTGAAACAAGTGGCGATGATGAAAAGACTCCTAAAACCAGGAGAGTTATACTGCCCTCTCCTGTTGTTAAGAAAAAG CCATTTACAGGACGAGACAAGCCCATTAAGTGCAGGAAGGTGACGTTTAATGACATTGTGAGTACACGAGACATAACCACGCTTAACCCTGAAGTGGAATCTCCGGTGGTCCTCCTGAAGCCTTCCTTAGAGCCAGCTAAATTTTTTGATTTTGCTGATGAACGTGAGAGGGCAGCATTTTTCCAAAGACTGAAAAAAACGCACACCTTCCACTTCCCTGCCAAAccg ATCATTTTTCACTGA